GTAGATGGCAGCTTTCACATTATCCTGGGTTCCTGTGTCAACCCATAGGAAGTGTCATGAGTGCCTGAAGGGAGAAAAACCCTTGAGGGCAGCTTGAGACTAAGAGGGGAGGATGGCAGTTCAGTGGCTCTCCAGCAGCACCACCCTGTGAGAGGCATGCTCCACAGGTCCCTGGGCACGACCCCCTCCCAGCCTTCCCACATGGCTGGGGTGTTTCATTTGGGACCCATCACCCTCCATCCCAGTCTGGCAGCGCTACTAATGCTTGTGAAAGTGAGGCAAACCTGGGCTTAAGGGGCCATCTAGTGTGGAAAAGGAGGCAGTGTCCTAGTGGAAACGGGATTCAACAGGTGGACTACAAAGAATCTCTAAGCAAACATACcctagaaagacaaaaacaagctGGATGTGAAGACTGGAAAATATAACCTTTCATGCAAAGACATGGATGCACATCCAcaacaaacaacagcaaacaggGAACCATGACCTTCTCAAACAGACAAAGCAAAGTGCCAGTTACCAACCCTAACGAGACAGTGATGTGTGTTTCTGtgaggtatttcttttttcttagtgagattaacatttaagctAGTAGACTtggagtaaagcagattaccctccataatatGTGTGAGCCTCATCCAATCATTGGAAGgcctgtgtattagtccattcccatactgctcataaagacatatccaagactgcgtaatttgtaaaagaaagaggtttaattgactcaccgttTGGCACggttggagaggcctcagaaaacttacaatcatggtggaagcagaagcaaacatgtccttcttcacattaCAGCAGCAAAGAGAAATGCTGAGCAAAAGGTGGAAGAGcacctgataaaaccatcagaatcttgtgagaactcactcactatcatgagaaaagcaacaTGGGGATAACTTCCCCCACAGTtgaattacttcccactgggtctctcccacaacgtggggatcatgggaacaacaattcaagacgagactgggtggggacacagccaaaccatatcagcctggAAGAAACAGACTGGGCTCACTTGAAGAGGggggaattctgccagcagaggACCTTTAGACTGGAACTGCAGCATCAATTCTTCCCTAGATCTCTTAGTTTGCTGGTGTACCTtgtagtttctctctctctctcacacacagtcttttgcttctgcttctctggaaaaccctaatACGCATATCCATGAGAATAGCTAAAATGAAGACGACAATGCCAAGTGGGGGTGAACAAGTGGAGCAAGTGGAACCCTCATACTTGGCTGgaggagtgtaaattggtacaaccatttTGGATACCTGTTTTGTCAGCAGCACCTATAGCTGGATGTATGAACACCCTAAGCAACCCCACACTAACATATATAGCCTATAACCTGTTTCCACAAAAGGTATGTATGAGATTCTTCTTAGCCACACTAATAATGcaccaaactggaaacaactaaatgtccatcaataagtGGAAAGGACAAAAAATGGTGACATAGTCAAATGATATGCAAACTTCTACAGTTGTTAACTAACCAAGTTCATTCTGCCCTCAGGCAGCAAGCCAATCACTGAGGTGATGATGGGTTTTGCAAGGGAGAAAAGATTTCATTTGCAAGGCTACTGTGTGAGAAGACAGGAGAACAAACCTGAAATCCACCTCCCCAAATACAGGGCTTGAGGGTATTTAAGGAATAGAAAGCAGGGTGGTTTAAAGTGTGGGGAAAGATGATTGGTAGGGAGGAAAGGTTAGGTAATTGGGGTTTCTGCGAGAGTGTAATCAAGCTACATCATTCTTCACACGTGTGCAGAAAATGGCTGCATTGGCATGATCTGAGGGTGAGGTTTTTGGGCCTCTGACTTCAAAAGGTCATTCTTCGGGCATCCATGCAGGCCCAGTTGAAGGGCTGGTGGTCTTAACCTACTGGAAATGACCAAGAGCTACCTTCCAGTTCCTGAAAAACAACCTTTAAGCACCTGTTACTATAGCGACCAACATCCAGAGATGTTATCTATAAGGAAGCTTGTAGGAGTTTAGTTATGTATTGTTTGGCTACATGACTTaatagtgggattttttttttctttctttctcatccaTGGACTCAGGTCATAGCTagcattagttttttttttgtttttcttttttttggtggttgttgttcttttttgagacagagtcttgctctgtctctcaggctggagtgcagtggcatgatcttggctcactgcaacttctgcctcctgggtttaagcagttctcccaccttggccttccgagtagcttggattacaggtgcccactaccacgccgactaatttttgtatttttagtagagacggggtttcaccatgttggccagtctgatcttgaactcctgacctcaagtgatctgcccacctcgtttTAAGAACAACCAGAAGCAAGCAATGTAAAGCAAGCAAGGCAGGTTAAGTTTTGTGAGTTTATTCAGGTTAGTTCTCGGTTTCACAATAACATGTATCTCACTGACATAACTTGAGTGAAAGAAGTAaattagggccaggtgcggtggctcacggctgtaatcccagcactttgggaggctaaggcaggcggatcatgaggtcaggagatggagaccatcctggctatcatggtgaaacctgtctctactaaaaaatacaaaaaattagccgggcgtggtggcaggtgcctacagtaccagctactcaggaggctgaggcaggagaatggcatgaacctgggaggcggaggttgcagtgagccgagattgcgccactgcactccagcttgtgcgacagcaagactccgtctcaaaaaaaaaaaaaaaaaaacctaattgaAATGGATAAACCTAACtgacgactttttttttttttttttttttttttgggaaaggGTCTTGCTGCATTGCCCGGGGGAGTGATgtggtgtgatcagggctcactgcagccttgacctctatAGCTGAagcgccctcctcagcctcccaaagtcctggtatTATTACTGGCATCTGGCCACTGATGACATCtgaaaccaaaaaaaggaaaaggatggtGACTGGGTGAGGACATGAGGTGTTTCTGTGGTGCACCATTTCTTAACCTTGATGGATCTTACACAAGTATATTCACTGTGTAAAGATTCAGCCATCTCCATAGTGATGATTTGTGCAGCTTTCTGCATATAATTCAATAACAAATGTTTGAGAAAGTATGTTTCTGTCACTGCCTATTACTTTGGGGAAGTAACTTCACATTTTGGAGTCCCAGTTCCTCTGGCATAAAATGGTACATGAATTTAAAGAGATGGTCAggtgggcgcagtggttcacacctctaatctcagcattttgggaggccaaggctggcagattgcttgagcccaggaggtcaagaccagcttgaccaacatagcaaaaccttatttctactaaaaatacaaaaattagccaagccaaaaattagctgggtgtggtggtgcacacctgcagtctccagaggttgaggcaggtgagTCACTtaaacatgggaggcagagattgcaatgagctaagattgcatcactggactccagccctGGCACTGGATTCCAGCCctggcgaaagagcaagactctgacaaaggcggggggggggggggggggggggcgggaagAAAGGGTTAGTGGGAAACCTATTTGTAAAgtttaaatgtaaagaaattacAATATGCACCTCACAGGTTATGTCCTGAATGGACAACTATCTCTCGCTGTGTGCCAGATGCTGAATATACACCTTATTTTGATTCATCCTCACAACTCAGTTCTCCTGAGTTTACATCTGAAGACAATGGAGGCTCAGAAAAGGAAAgcggctgggcggggtggctcacacctgtaatcccagcactttgggaggccaaggccggcggatcacctgaagttaggagttcaagaccagcctggccaacatggtgaaacctgatctctactaaaaatacaaaaataagtggggtgtggtggctcatccttgtaatcccagctactcgggaggctgaggcaggagaaccgcttgaacctgggtcgtggaggttacagtgagccgagatcgcaccactgcactccagcctgggtgacagagggagactccatctcaaaaaaaaaaaaaaaaaaaggaaaaaggagagagagagggtaaAGGGCTTGCCCAAATAACCCAGCTGGCCAGTGCCTAACGAGGTTGGGCCTCACATCCCTGTCCCCTCAGCCCTTGGGGATCATggctccatcaccaccacctgcCAGGCCAAGGGCATACTGGAACCTTCCGGCAGCCAAGGGCTCTGTGTTCTCCCCGAGGCTCCCAGATTCACGTGGCTGGTGCTCCAGGCTGCTCAAGTACTGTGTGGGTTCCTCACTCTGAAATCCTCCTGTACCCAAGCATGGGGGTGTCTCCCTAGTAGTGACCTGGTCCCTTTCTCCCACCCTGTTCTTGGAGTAGCTCATTTCCTCTGAGGGGTCTGTACCTCATCATCGTCCCCAACCCAGCACCCGCCCTCTTTccatttctctccatctctcctgtGCCTCTCACTTCCCAGCAGCATGCACTTCCCCGACTCCTGCAGCCCACACAGTGACCAGCTCCCTCGCTCCTCAAGCCCAGCTTtctccctccagcccccagcAGTGGTCCGGCCCTAacctccctgccccaccctgcaTGGTGGTCCCCGCCACCCCCATGTGGTGATCTGGCCTTAACCCCGTCACCCCATCCCTAGTGGGTGGTCCTGCCCTAGCGCCATCCCCCCCATCCCTGTGGGATGGTCCAGCCTTAACCTCCTCCCCCGCATCCCCATGCGGTGGTCTGGCCCTAACCCCGTCACAGCATCCCTACGGGGTGGTCCGGCCCTAAACCTGTCCCCCTCATCCCGGCGCCATGGTCTGGCCCTAACCCTgtgcctcccccatccccacgGGGTGGTCTGGTCCTAACCCCCTCCCGCATCCTTGCAGGGTGATCCGGCCCTAACTCCCTCCCCGCAATCCCCGCAGGGTGGTCTGGCCCTAACCGCTCCCCGCACCCCTCGACTGCACAGTGGGCCGTCCGGCGCCTGGAGCATCGTGTTTGCTGAGGGCCGGGCAGCCGTTGACTGAGGCTGCGATGGCGGCGGCAGGCCGGGGTCGGGAGCAGGACTCGGCGCGCTTCGTCTATGTGACGCGCTTCGGCTCGCATCAGTGCGGTGGCGTCCTGCAGCTAGGTGGCCGCGGAGCTCAAGGCCTTTCGGGTCAGGGGTCCAGGGCTGGCTGTCGCCAGGAGAAGCCGAGGGCAGCACCGGCGGTGGCGGGAGTCCAGGGTGGCAGTGAGTTGCCCTCTGGTTCCCGGCCCAGGGTTGCCACGACCCTTGGTGTGGAGGCCGCggcccctgcctcctcccagctGCGGACGTCGAGCGTGCGAAGCGGCACCAGACCGTCGGCGCGTGCAGGTGGCACGGTGGGACGTGGCGCGGCGGGGCCGGACGGGGCGCGGCGGGACGGGGCGGGACCGGgagcggcggggcggggcgcggcggggcggggcggggcggggcgggaccGGGCGCGGCGGggcgcggcggggcggggcgcggcggggcggggcggggcggggcggggcgggaccgggagcggcggggcggggcgggtcCGGgagcggcggggcggggcgggaccGGGAGCGGCGGGGCGGGGTCACCTGGTGGGCGCCATCTTGCGGCACGTGGGAGGTTGGGGGCCGCTTTCCTGTCGAGCCGTGTTGCGAGCAAGCGCGGGCAAAGTAGAAGCCCAGTAATTCCCTTCAGAGGACTAGCGGTAGCCGGGACGGGCACCTGACATAAGAGGAGAGGCTGTTGAATGGAGCCTTTAAGGCCCCCTCACGGAGGCTTTGTCCTGCGTGTTGCCGTTCTGGCGGAGGGAGATTGGTTCGTGAACCCCCCTCACCTGGAGGACTGACTTCTGGGTGCTGTTGAGTCATCCTAACTAAAAACAGCATGAGCTTTACGTTTAAATCAGGAAATGTcttaaattcaaaaattagcctcCCATAGGTTTTGCATATGTCTTGAtcaatttattcctaaatatttaatcttctttgctgttgtaaatggaGTTTCTTTTTACGTAATGCCCTCTAAATGCTTATTGTGTATAGGAagccagtttatttttttttgagacgggttcttgctgtgtcactcagtctggagtgtGGTGGTCCAATCAcaggctcactgaagccttgacctcagcctcccgggtagctgggaccacaggtgggcacccccatgcccagctacttttttatcttttgtagacatgggggtctccgtatgttacccaggctggtcttgaactcctgggcccaagtgatcctcctgcctcagcctcccagccctgggattacatgcatgagccactgggccaggcctctcttggtttttccttttccttgcttttgagacagagtcttgccctcttgcccaggctagagtgcaatgacatgatcttggctcactgcaacctccgctctcctagttcaagtggttcttctgcctcagcctcccaagtagctgggattacaggcacctgccaccgcgcccagctaattttttttctatttttagtagggatggagtttcaccatgttgaccaggctggtctcaaactcttgacctcaggcgatccacccgcctcagcctccccaagtgttggaattacaggcttgagccaccaagcccagccctcTCTTGGTTTTTCTAAATCAACTTTACTGAGGATTAATTTACATGTGTTTTGAAGAGGTTTGCCAGATTTATACACACCCTGGTAACTGCCACCATAATcgagatatagaacatttccatcacctgtACTCATAAAATAACAACTTTATTAAACTGTAGTTCACAGTGCATGCAGTTCACTCATTTTGCATGCATAGTTGACATATTCAtggttgtgtaaccatcaccactattttagaatatttttaaccCCAAGAGAACCCCTGTATCCATTAAACATTGCTCACCATTCTCCCTATTTGCCCTCCTTTATGCATAAGCTCAGCCCTAACCAAGtactaatctgttttctgtctccatagatttaaccattttggacatttcatatatgTTGAGTCATAGAGTATGTGggcttttgtgactggcttctttcacttagcctaTTGGTTTTTGCATGCTAATTTTAGATCCTATTAACTCACTGGACacttttattattagttttatccTTGATTCTCAGGATTTTCCAGGTatcaatatatattatttgtaaagagatataattttgtttctttttcaaccATTTTTGCCTGCAATAGATTTGTCTAATTGCATTTGCTAATACCTCAAGGGCAATGTTGAATACTATTGGAGATAGCGGGCACCTTAGCCTTGTTCCTGACCGTAGGGGAGATGCCTATAGTGTTTCCCCATTAAATAAGGTGCTGGCTATCTGTCTAAggattatatatttcaaatattacaaAGTATCCCTCAATActtattttttcagttgtttttttttttatcatgaatgggtgttgattTTTGTCAGAGGATTTCTCAGGTCTATGGAGATActctttttctttagatttatttattaatatggaATGTAATATAAATGGATTTCTGATTATTgtaccaaccttgcattcctgaagTAAATTCTACTTGGTTTTAGTGTGTTATTTTCCTAATATAGTGTTGGACTCTGctaatttgtttataatttttgcatcagtattcaGGAGGGATAGTgatctttagtttttctttgtacTCCTTTATCGGGTTTAGGTATCAGAGCTGTGTTTACTTCATAAAAGGAATCaggaatttttccttttctatgctCTTGGATAATTTATAGAATGTTGGGATTATCTTGTCTTTGAAGTTTAGGTAGAATTCTTCTGTAACTATTAGGACCTAGTGCTTTTTGTGGGATAATTCCTTAATAACCTTCTCTATATTTTCTATGGAGATTGACCTTTGTAGGCTTCCTAACTCTAATAGGTCAATTTTAGTAACCTGTATTTCCTTAAGGAATTATCTGTTTC
This DNA window, taken from Macaca fascicularis isolate 582-1 chromosome 6, T2T-MFA8v1.1, encodes the following:
- the C6H5orf47 gene encoding uncharacterized protein C5orf47 homolog, with amino-acid sequence MAAAGRGREQDSARFVYVTRFGSHQCGGVLQLGGRGAQGLSGQGSRAGCRQEKPRAAPAVAGVQGGSELPSGSRPRVATTLGVEAAAPASSQLRTSSVRSGTRPSARAGLIQKDAAKKFDFPIPLNEASKIMKKKKKVLVWNRVYKVISRMLEENEKYRHRLKCQRLSSESSNYTR